TGTATATTCATGGCGCTTGTGGCGCTAGCTTTGTTTGCCTGCCAGGGCAGAAAGACGGCATCTGGTGATGGGGAAGTAGGTGATACGTTGAAGATGAAGTATGCCCGGTTGCTGACCATCGTAAGGCATGGTGAGGGGACTTATGATGAAGGGACTTATGATGAAGTGATGATAGCCAACCCCTGGAAGGCTGGCACCCTGCTGCATCGCTATATCCTCGTCCCGAAGGGCAAGGAGGGGGATGAGACCGTGGCGCAGCTTGCCAGACGCAGGGTGTCGGGCGTAAGATGCGTCACGGATACCGTGCGCACACCCGTAGAAAGCAGTGCCGTATTCATGGCTCCGCATTGCCAGCTGATGTATGAGTTGGGTGTGGGGAATGCCATCCGTGGCGTATGCGATCTGGATTATATCAATATTCCCGATATCAGGAAGCGCGTATCATCATCCTCTGTTGTGGATTGCGGTTCCGGTATGGCACCCGATCTTGAGCGCATCATCGCCCTGAAGCCCGAGGCAATCCTCGTATCTCCTTTCGAGAACAGTGGCGGATATGGTAAGCTCGACAAGCTTCGCATCCCCCTGATAGAAGCAGCCGACTATATGGAGACATCGCCATTGGGCAGGGCAGAGTGGATGAAATTCTATGGCATGCTCTTTGGCAGCCGTCAGGCAGATTCGCTCTTTGCCGGTATAGAAAAGGAATATCAGTCGCTGAAGTCGGTGGCAGGGAAACTGCCCGAAGGTCTTTCGGTGTTGACCGAGCGCAAGACGGGTGGGGTATGGTATGTGCCGGGCGGCAGGAGCACGATGGCCCTTCTTCTGAAGGATGCCCATGCCCGCTATGTTTTTGCAGAGGATGATCACAGCGGAAGTCTGGCGATGAGTCCGGAGCAGATTCTGGCGAAGGGTAGGGAGATAGATGTCTGGGCATTCAAGTATTTCGGAGGTGCTCCCTTGGGCAAAGCCCAACTGCTTCAGGAGTATGAAGGCTACAAGGCATTGTCAGCCTTTCAGCGTGGCAACATCTATGAAGTAGATACTTCCCGTGTTCCCTATTTTGAGATGACGAGTTTCCATCCCGAGCTGCTGCTCCGTGAGTTCATCCTCCTTTCTCATCCTGCCACGGATGCTCGGTATGCCCGGAACGGGGAGTTGGGGAAGCTGGGAACACTCCGGTTCTATCAGCCTTTGTAGGGGGAATGGCTATCATGGCTCAGAATGGAACAAAGCGAATTTGTACCAGGCTGGTACAAAATTACAAAAGGTGGATAATGCGACAATCCCAATGCCAGAAATCTTGCTTGGTGTGCCTTGGAGACATCAGACAATCGTAGACAGGGTTTACGATGCCTGTAAGTTTGCATGTTTGCATGTTTGCATGCAAACATGTTTTGTTCTTTGTCACGCAGATTTATTCTTTGTTGTTTTGTCACGCAGATTTCGCAGATGACGCAGATTTATTCTTCTTCACGCAGAGCTTTTTGCGCAGATGACGCAGATCTTTCCTGAACTTTCGCCTTGTTTGCCCCACACGCCCTGGGCTAGGAGCTTCTGCCCTTTACCTTTCCCTTCGGCCGGTGACCGTTGGTTCAGGGTGTGTGGGGCAAATCTTGCTTCTGTCCTTTACCTTTCCGTTAGGCGTTCCGCCGGATTTGGAATCCGGCGTTAAAAAATGTCCTAACCTATTTAGGCTCTGCGGATTTGCAATCCGCAGCAAAGGAGAATGCATTTCCCTTTTGTTGTGTTGGGGGGATTACAAATCCCCCGGTTTTAATAGGTCGAACCTTTTTTTACGGCGGATTTCAAATCCGCCGGGACGCCTGGCGGGGTTGCGCTCTTGATTATTATTCTGTTATTGCATTGCCGTCTTTATCAAGAACGGTGCATTTGCCAATCTGCCATTTGGCAGGGAGACAATTGGCATTTGCTTTCAGTGCTTCGTAAGCCGCCTTATCTTGTACTTTGAGTGTGCGGTTTTGTACGCTTTGGTCTGTTCCGGCATTATTGAGCCAGTAATACAAACAAGATGATCCGCTTAATGTAATTTCTTTGCTTGGTGCTAACATTGTAACAGATGACAGGTTTGTACAATTATTGAACATAGCGTCACAGCAGCTTCGATAAAGAAATTCTATAGACAATTCAGCAGATTTGAGATTTGTACACCCCGAGAACATATTGGCATAGCATTCCACTCGTGAGATTTTTGCAGGCAATTTTGGGGCAGTTTTGAGATTTGTACACCCCGAGAACATACTGGCATAGCAGCAGTCTGCTAACGCTGTAGCCTTTAATTCTGGGGCAGTTTTGAGATTTGTACAGCCTGAGAACATACAGGCATAGCAGTTTCTTGCTAATGTTGTAGCAGGCAATTCCGGGGCAGAAGTTAATACACTGCAATTTTCGAACAATTTAATGAACCTCGCATTCTCTGTATTGACTGTAGCATAGTTATTCCAGTCAAGCAATGTGCGGATATCACCTGTGCAAGCCACTGGCACATTACTTTTCGTAAATGTGATGGTAGCATATGTAGCATATTGAACGGTGCCTGTTGCCGTTCCTGCGGTATTTTTTCCACGCAAACGAAGGTCGCCATTTGCGCCACCAAATGAAATTTCTGTGTCTTTCTTGACAGCTGCCCATTCGTTTCCACCAACAGAATAGTCAAGTTCAGAGATGATATAGTCATTATAGGTTGTCATCTTAAATGTTTGAGGATCCTTTGCCGTAAAGGTGACGTATGGGTAACATTCTGCTTTACCGCCATCAATCTTATCAGTTCCCCAATCAGCCACAGTAACATTACCTATAGTCACCTTATTCTTACCCACTATAAGATTGTAGGTATAGCTCTTGCCGGCTTCCAAGGCTCCTGTCTTTACAACAAGCGGAGTCTCGGTGGATTCATTGTCAGTGAAATAGAGCTTTCCCTCTACTTTTCCAGGAATAACCAGGGCAGTATAGGTTGTGCCGATTCCACCCTCACCCTTCTGCAAAGGCTTGATATTGACGGTAGATGTTTCGCTGGCTTCAGTAGATGCCTTGCTTGCGATACGGATATGGTTGACCTTGGTGTCGTCGGTGAACTGGTCGTTGAAACTCTGGATGTTGAGAATCAGACGGGCAGTCTTGCGCACCAATGTCACATCAAGCTGGCGGTTACCAGGAATTTCAGTAAGGTCGGTTACCGCTGCCGTCATATAATCTGATTTCGCAATCGCCTCTGCACTGCTCTGGTCTTCCTGGATATAGCCTTTGCTGAAGGAATTCTTGCCATCAGCAGGATACCAGCACTGGAAAGTGAGGTTGCTATTATCCCATACCAGATAATTTTCACTACCTGGCTGCCAGTCGTTGGTGCCCTTATTGTAGGTATAGGTGATCGATGTGCCGTTATTGCTGACGCCCATCACATCACCAGTATTAAAACTCTTCTGTCCGGCTTCATCTGCTGCAGCCGGATTGCTTCGGGTGAAGATGCTGCCCACCGAAGCCGATACATGAACGGCATTCGGGTCGCTGAGCCATGTATTACTGTTGTCGGAATCTGTAGCGCAACCAGCCAGCAATAAGCCGGCTGTTGCTACAAGACCCAATATCTTCTGATATTTCATAGTTGTTCTATTTTAAGTTCATATTCTTTAATCTGTCTCAAGAGGCTTGTCACTAGTGA
This region of Segatella copri genomic DNA includes:
- a CDS encoding ABC transporter substrate-binding protein, encoding MMKRYNCIFMALVALALFACQGRKTASGDGEVGDTLKMKYARLLTIVRHGEGTYDEGTYDEVMIANPWKAGTLLHRYILVPKGKEGDETVAQLARRRVSGVRCVTDTVRTPVESSAVFMAPHCQLMYELGVGNAIRGVCDLDYINIPDIRKRVSSSSVVDCGSGMAPDLERIIALKPEAILVSPFENSGGYGKLDKLRIPLIEAADYMETSPLGRAEWMKFYGMLFGSRQADSLFAGIEKEYQSLKSVAGKLPEGLSVLTERKTGGVWYVPGGRSTMALLLKDAHARYVFAEDDHSGSLAMSPEQILAKGREIDVWAFKYFGGAPLGKAQLLQEYEGYKALSAFQRGNIYEVDTSRVPYFEMTSFHPELLLREFILLSHPATDARYARNGELGKLGTLRFYQPL
- a CDS encoding fimbrillin family protein: MKYQKILGLVATAGLLLAGCATDSDNSNTWLSDPNAVHVSASVGSIFTRSNPAAADEAGQKSFNTGDVMGVSNNGTSITYTYNKGTNDWQPGSENYLVWDNSNLTFQCWYPADGKNSFSKGYIQEDQSSAEAIAKSDYMTAAVTDLTEIPGNRQLDVTLVRKTARLILNIQSFNDQFTDDTKVNHIRIASKASTEASETSTVNIKPLQKGEGGIGTTYTALVIPGKVEGKLYFTDNESTETPLVVKTGALEAGKSYTYNLIVGKNKVTIGNVTVADWGTDKIDGGKAECYPYVTFTAKDPQTFKMTTYNDYIISELDYSVGGNEWAAVKKDTEISFGGANGDLRLRGKNTAGTATGTVQYATYATITFTKSNVPVACTGDIRTLLDWNNYATVNTENARFIKLFENCSVLTSAPELPATTLARNCYACMFSGCTNLKTAPELKATALADCCYASMFSGCTNLKTAPKLPAKISRVECYANMFSGCTNLKSAELSIEFLYRSCCDAMFNNCTNLSSVTMLAPSKEITLSGSSCLYYWLNNAGTDQSVQNRTLKVQDKAAYEALKANANCLPAKWQIGKCTVLDKDGNAITE